The Sulfurospirillum tamanense genome includes a region encoding these proteins:
- the ilvN gene encoding acetolactate synthase small subunit — METRRVISVIVLNEHGVLSRISGLFAGRGYNIDSLTVAPIPNTNLSRLTIVTSGNAKVLEQIVKQLHKLIPTYKVIESGEFVEKEMALVKIPLSEKFDGLDAMLKAYNGTIASSGEDFIVAMVADDPNRVNNFLKAIKKYNPIEIVRGGSVALDVQ, encoded by the coding sequence ATGGAAACACGACGCGTAATTTCAGTAATCGTACTAAATGAACACGGGGTTTTATCGCGCATTTCAGGATTATTTGCAGGACGAGGGTACAACATTGATTCACTCACTGTTGCACCGATTCCAAACACTAATCTTTCGCGCCTTACCATTGTCACCTCAGGAAATGCCAAAGTGCTTGAGCAAATCGTAAAACAACTACATAAGCTAATTCCTACTTATAAGGTTATCGAATCGGGCGAATTCGTAGAAAAAGAGATGGCCCTTGTAAAAATTCCTTTAAGTGAAAAATTTGACGGCCTTGATGCGATGCTTAAAGCCTACAACGGCACCATTGCCAGCAGTGGTGAGGACTTTATTGTGGCAATGGTTGCGGATGACCCCAACAGGGTGAACAACTTTTTAAAAGCCATTAAAAAATACAACCCTATTGAAATTGTACGGGGTGGCTCTGTCGCCTTGGATGTGCAATGA
- the lpxD gene encoding UDP-3-O-(3-hydroxymyristoyl)glucosamine N-acyltransferase has product MKLSTLASLLSLEFLGKDKEISRLNTLANALEDELSYLDHSRYLDVLKSTKAGAVLISKEHTNALPGGCSALVTPTPHLSMAYASAYFATPLASTTGEPARVDPCAQIFPHVYIGKGAVIEADVTIMAGAYIGDNAYIGEGSIIHPNAVIYSGSQLGKRCHILANAVIGADGFGYAHTAQGEHIKIYHTGTVVLEDDVEIGACTTVDRAVFGTTRIKRGTKIDNLVQIAHNCELGEGCIIVSQTGISGSTTLGRNVIMGGQSATSGHLKIGDFATIAARGGVTKSLEGGKTYGGFPLVLQKDWLKLQAKISKFFNTNKENK; this is encoded by the coding sequence ATGAAGCTTTCCACTCTTGCTTCTTTGCTCTCTTTGGAATTTTTGGGCAAAGACAAAGAAATATCTCGCCTTAACACTTTGGCTAATGCCCTCGAAGACGAATTAAGCTATCTTGACCACAGCCGCTACCTTGATGTGCTCAAAAGCACCAAAGCAGGGGCTGTGCTTATAAGTAAAGAGCACACTAATGCGCTTCCTGGGGGCTGTAGTGCGCTTGTTACACCAACACCACATTTGAGCATGGCTTATGCTAGTGCGTATTTTGCCACCCCCTTGGCGTCCACCACAGGAGAGCCTGCTCGCGTGGACCCTTGTGCGCAAATCTTCCCTCATGTTTATATAGGGAAAGGTGCCGTGATTGAAGCGGATGTTACTATCATGGCAGGCGCATACATTGGAGATAATGCATATATAGGCGAAGGGTCAATTATTCATCCTAATGCTGTTATTTATAGTGGCTCACAACTTGGAAAACGGTGCCATATTTTAGCCAATGCTGTGATTGGTGCTGATGGTTTTGGCTATGCTCATACAGCACAGGGTGAGCATATCAAAATTTACCATACGGGCACTGTTGTGCTAGAAGACGATGTAGAAATTGGCGCATGCACCACGGTAGACCGTGCTGTTTTTGGAACAACACGCATTAAGCGTGGTACCAAAATTGATAATTTGGTACAGATTGCTCACAACTGCGAATTAGGAGAAGGGTGTATCATTGTTTCTCAAACAGGCATCTCTGGCTCAACAACACTAGGAAGAAATGTCATTATGGGAGGGCAAAGCGCCACTTCTGGACATCTGAAAATAGGTGATTTTGCGACTATCGCCGCACGTGGTGGGGTTACAAAGTCTTTAGAGGGCGGAAAAACTTATGGAGGATTCCCCCTTGTCTTGCAAAAAGATTGGCTTAAACTTCAAGCCAAAATTTCAAAATTTTTTAACACCAACAAGGAGAATAAATGA
- the tmk gene encoding dTMP kinase, giving the protein MYVIFEGVDTSGKSTQIARLKTRLPQAIITKEPGGTNLGIEIRRMVLEKTEPVDETAEMFLFLADRAQHYRNVVAAHADKLVISDRGFVSGMAYAMANQKSLDLPLLLTLNRLALGGNFADKIVFFKTNEALILERLGQKHHDSIEARGVEYLLHVQYLMEEILKRLELPVCTVDAGWSEEKIEQTIEGFLI; this is encoded by the coding sequence ATGTATGTGATCTTTGAAGGGGTAGATACATCGGGAAAGTCGACCCAGATTGCGCGCCTCAAAACCCGTTTACCTCAAGCTATCATCACCAAAGAACCAGGTGGGACGAACTTAGGCATAGAGATTCGTCGCATGGTCTTGGAAAAAACCGAACCTGTGGATGAAACGGCAGAAATGTTTTTGTTTTTAGCCGACCGCGCGCAGCATTACCGCAATGTTGTTGCGGCACATGCGGACAAGCTTGTCATCAGCGACCGCGGCTTTGTCTCAGGGATGGCGTATGCGATGGCCAATCAAAAAAGCCTTGATTTACCCTTGCTGTTAACCCTTAATCGTCTTGCCCTTGGGGGGAATTTTGCCGATAAGATTGTCTTTTTTAAAACCAACGAAGCCTTGATTTTAGAACGTCTTGGGCAAAAGCATCACGATAGCATCGAAGCGCGCGGCGTTGAGTATTTGTTACATGTACAATATCTCATGGAAGAGATTTTAAAACGCCTTGAACTTCCTGTGTGCACCGTTGATGCGGGATGGAGTGAGGAAAAGATTGAACAAACCATTGAAGGATTTCTTATATGA
- a CDS encoding pyridoxine 5'-phosphate synthase yields MLLGVNIDHIAVLREARRINDPDPLDALGIVKRAGADQVTIHLREDRRHIHDEDAKRIVALSPLPVNLECAMAPEMLKIATTLLPHRVTLVPEKREEVTTEGGLDVEGYFDGLKEAVKLLQTHGIEVSLFIDPTPEAVRLSQALHVEWVELHTGAYANLYAMLYGNLANSHHSIKALELPRSELKNNLLTSLKALEEAAKLGTSLGLRVAAGHGLNYQNVETIARMRAIEELNIGQSVIARSVFTGLEEAIVRMRELVR; encoded by the coding sequence ATGCTCCTCGGCGTAAATATCGACCACATCGCCGTTTTGCGCGAAGCAAGACGCATTAATGACCCCGACCCTCTCGACGCTCTTGGCATCGTAAAGCGCGCAGGGGCGGATCAAGTCACCATCCATTTGCGCGAAGACAGGCGACACATTCATGATGAAGATGCCAAACGCATTGTGGCCCTTTCGCCCTTGCCTGTGAACCTTGAATGCGCTATGGCGCCTGAGATGTTAAAGATTGCGACCACGCTTTTGCCCCATCGCGTGACCTTGGTGCCTGAAAAACGCGAAGAGGTGACCACGGAGGGGGGCTTGGATGTTGAGGGGTATTTTGATGGGCTTAAAGAGGCGGTAAAGCTGCTACAAACCCACGGGATTGAAGTGTCACTGTTTATCGACCCAACGCCTGAAGCCGTAAGACTTTCCCAAGCCTTACATGTAGAGTGGGTAGAGCTCCACACTGGGGCGTATGCTAACCTTTATGCCATGCTTTATGGAAATTTGGCCAATTCTCATCACAGCATTAAAGCACTTGAACTTCCCCGCTCAGAGCTAAAAAACAATCTTCTAACAAGCCTAAAAGCGCTGGAAGAAGCCGCAAAATTGGGTACATCTTTGGGATTAAGGGTTGCTGCTGGACACGGGCTTAATTACCAAAACGTGGAAACGATTGCGCGCATGAGGGCCATCGAAGAGCTAAACATTGGCCAAAGTGTCATCGCTCGCTCGGTTTTTACGGGCCTTGAAGAGGCGATTGTGCGCATGCGCGAGTTGGTGCGATGA
- a CDS encoding pyridoxal phosphate-dependent aminotransferase, whose product MLSQRIQVLSESLTMAITAQARELKAAGEDVLSFSAGEPDFDTPKVCQEAVIKAVQSGFSKYTAVPGAPEVLEAVCVKLKRDHGLEYKPNQIITNVGAKHSLFNLFQAILNEGDEVIIPAPYWVTYPEIVLYSGGKPVVLDTDEKSGFKITPAQLQAAITPKTKALILNTPSNPTGAVYSRSEIEALGEVLKGTDILVASDEMYEKLVFGKPFTAVASVSQDLFERTVTINGLSKCAAMPGWRFGYMASPIKALNDAIKNLQSQSTSNICSLVQKAAIPALLGQADDEIAIMKAAFEKRRNMAVALFNAIPGLSVVSPDGAFYLYINTKEIEPDSMKFCKELLAEAKVATVPGAGFGCDGYFRFSFATDEVSIEKGIARIATFVRNYKK is encoded by the coding sequence ATGCTTTCACAACGTATTCAGGTGTTATCCGAGTCACTCACAATGGCCATCACAGCACAAGCGCGTGAGTTAAAAGCTGCAGGTGAAGATGTGCTTAGCTTTTCAGCCGGCGAGCCTGATTTTGACACACCTAAAGTGTGCCAAGAAGCAGTGATAAAGGCGGTTCAAAGCGGTTTTTCCAAATACACAGCAGTCCCTGGAGCTCCTGAGGTGCTTGAAGCGGTGTGTGTAAAATTAAAGCGTGATCATGGGCTTGAGTATAAACCCAACCAAATTATCACCAATGTTGGCGCAAAGCACTCTTTGTTTAACCTTTTTCAGGCTATTTTGAATGAAGGCGATGAAGTTATCATTCCTGCTCCTTACTGGGTAACGTACCCCGAGATTGTTCTTTACAGTGGTGGTAAGCCTGTAGTTTTAGACACCGATGAAAAAAGCGGTTTTAAAATCACACCCGCTCAACTTCAAGCAGCTATCACGCCAAAAACCAAGGCACTCATTTTAAACACCCCCTCTAATCCCACAGGTGCTGTCTATTCACGTAGTGAAATCGAAGCCCTTGGCGAAGTGCTAAAAGGGACTGACATTTTGGTTGCTTCGGATGAAATGTATGAAAAATTAGTGTTTGGAAAGCCCTTTACGGCGGTTGCCTCTGTGAGCCAAGATTTGTTTGAGCGTACAGTAACTATCAATGGCCTTAGCAAGTGTGCGGCTATGCCAGGATGGCGTTTTGGCTACATGGCAAGCCCCATTAAAGCCCTTAATGACGCCATAAAAAATCTTCAAAGCCAAAGCACTTCCAATATCTGTTCATTGGTACAAAAAGCAGCTATTCCTGCACTTTTGGGCCAAGCAGATGATGAAATAGCGATCATGAAAGCTGCTTTTGAAAAGCGACGCAATATGGCAGTGGCACTTTTCAATGCCATTCCTGGTCTTTCTGTCGTCTCTCCAGATGGTGCATTTTATTTGTATATTAACACCAAAGAAATTGAACCCGACTCCATGAAGTTTTGCAAGGAGTTATTAGCTGAAGCAAAAGTAGCTACGGTGCCTGGAGCTGGATTTGGTTGTGATGGGTATTTTCGTTTTTCGTTCGCGACTGATGAAGTGAGCATCGAAAAAGGGATTGCAAGAATTGCGACTTTTGTAAGAAATTATAAAAAATAA
- the speA gene encoding biosynthetic arginine decarboxylase, which produces MGNYGLNIWGSNNFVIENGKVCINKGMKPALYDIVEEIRKGDIRGPILLRFPHLIKKQIDTVYNSFRKAKVEFHYNGEFNAVYPLKVNQYPGFVKNLVEIGKPYGYGLEAGSKAELLLAMSYNNDDAPITVNGFKDKEMINIGFIAAEMGHNITLTIEGLNELESIIETAGERFAPKPNIGLRIRLHSSGIGIWAKSGGINSKFGLTSTELIKAVSMLKDAGLLEYFTMIHFHIGSQITDINPLKKALREAGNIYAELRKMGAHNLKAINLGGGLAIEYSQYKNTLNRNYTLAEYANDVVFLLKTIANQKQEPEPDIFIESGRYIAASHAILIAPVLELFSQEYTEGKLFLKEKNPPLVAELLDLYRSMKPGNALEYLHDSIDHMESLLTLFDLGYIDLQDRSNTEVLVNLVIKRAVSMLGDKNLTEIMDIQERVQERYLVNFSLFQSLPDYWGIGQTFPVMPLDRLDETPTRSASLWDITCDSDGEIGFNLNNPLFLHDVDVTERNYFLGFFLVGAYQEVLGMSHNLFTHPTEAVIRIEDKDPKGYVVEGLLESQCIQDILEDMDYDVREIQDNLHERIEKSPLIDDKQRKHILGEIYLFLNDNGYLKTIGKEGE; this is translated from the coding sequence ATGGGAAATTATGGATTAAACATTTGGGGTAGCAATAATTTTGTCATCGAAAACGGAAAGGTGTGTATCAATAAAGGGATGAAACCCGCCTTGTACGACATCGTCGAAGAGATACGAAAAGGGGACATCCGTGGCCCTATTTTGCTTCGGTTTCCCCACCTTATCAAAAAACAAATCGACACCGTGTATAACAGTTTTCGCAAAGCAAAAGTCGAGTTTCATTACAATGGTGAATTTAATGCGGTATATCCATTAAAAGTTAACCAATACCCTGGCTTTGTGAAAAATCTGGTGGAGATTGGAAAGCCCTATGGCTATGGCTTGGAAGCGGGCAGTAAGGCAGAGTTGTTGTTGGCCATGAGTTACAACAACGACGACGCGCCCATTACGGTTAATGGCTTTAAAGACAAGGAAATGATTAACATCGGGTTTATTGCTGCAGAAATGGGCCACAACATCACCCTCACCATCGAAGGGCTCAATGAACTTGAGAGCATCATTGAAACCGCAGGAGAGCGTTTTGCACCCAAGCCTAACATCGGATTGCGGATTCGCTTACACAGTTCGGGTATTGGGATTTGGGCAAAAAGTGGGGGGATTAATTCCAAATTTGGTCTTACTTCCACGGAGCTCATCAAAGCGGTGAGTATGCTTAAAGATGCGGGGCTTTTGGAGTATTTTACGATGATTCACTTCCACATCGGCTCTCAAATTACCGACATTAACCCCCTTAAAAAAGCCTTGCGCGAGGCGGGAAACATTTACGCAGAACTGCGCAAAATGGGAGCGCATAATCTCAAAGCTATTAACCTTGGTGGGGGTTTGGCTATTGAATATTCTCAATACAAAAATACCCTCAACCGTAACTACACCCTCGCTGAGTACGCCAACGACGTTGTGTTTTTGCTTAAAACCATTGCCAACCAAAAACAAGAGCCCGAACCTGATATTTTTATCGAATCAGGGCGCTACATTGCTGCCAGCCACGCCATACTCATTGCGCCCGTATTGGAGCTGTTTTCCCAAGAATACACCGAAGGAAAACTCTTTTTGAAAGAGAAAAACCCTCCTTTGGTGGCGGAACTTTTGGACTTGTACCGTTCTATGAAGCCAGGCAACGCCCTAGAGTACTTGCATGATAGTATTGACCATATGGAGTCGTTGTTGACCCTGTTTGACCTAGGCTACATCGACCTCCAAGACCGCTCTAACACCGAAGTGCTGGTTAACCTCGTCATCAAGCGTGCGGTAAGTATGTTGGGAGATAAAAACCTTACTGAAATCATGGACATCCAAGAGCGCGTACAGGAGCGCTATTTGGTCAACTTTTCTTTGTTTCAAAGTTTGCCAGATTACTGGGGGATTGGGCAAACATTCCCTGTCATGCCCTTAGACAGACTGGACGAAACCCCTACTCGCTCGGCTTCTTTGTGGGACATTACGTGTGATAGTGACGGAGAGATTGGCTTCAACCTTAATAATCCGCTCTTCTTGCACGACGTCGATGTGACAGAACGCAACTACTTTTTAGGCTTTTTCTTGGTGGGTGCGTATCAAGAAGTGTTGGGCATGAGCCACAATCTTTTCACCCACCCTACTGAAGCGGTGATTCGCATTGAAGACAAAGACCCCAAGGGATATGTAGTTGAGGGGCTGTTGGAGTCTCAGTGTATTCAGGATATTTTAGAGGATATGGACTATGATGTGCGCGAAATTCAAGACAATTTGCATGAGCGCATTGAAAAATCCCCACTGATTGATGACAAACAGCGTAAGCATATTTTGGGAGAGATTTACCTCTTCTTGAACGATAATGGCTATTTGAAAACGATTGGAAAAGAAGGAGAATAA
- a CDS encoding Ppx/GppA phosphatase family protein, with amino-acid sequence MDEVIACDLGSNTLRVVQRSCKSGTRIKTFERIVRTAEGLHHNGYIGENAQNRILEALDEAALLFDFKTLPVRCVSTEALRRASNATAVLQSIHARTGLTFEVIDGADEAALTLLGVQTALTRLGQTALPFWLMDLGGGSLELTCKTQTQTFSHSFPLGIVTLTEGDSGALESALKEIAHTTQPWPKASLLVATAGTPTTVSAFLQGMRYADYQHEKITGTTLTCKEYKEALKRLLALEEKEREQWVGVRRGDLIVTGINIITALMQTLGFKEMTVVDDGLREGVAIALCHGLQESH; translated from the coding sequence ATGGACGAGGTTATTGCGTGTGATTTAGGCTCGAATACCTTGCGCGTGGTGCAACGCTCTTGCAAAAGCGGTACGCGCATTAAAACCTTTGAGCGCATTGTGCGTACGGCTGAGGGGTTGCACCACAACGGCTACATCGGTGAAAATGCCCAAAACCGCATCCTTGAAGCGTTAGATGAAGCCGCGTTGCTGTTTGATTTTAAAACCCTGCCCGTACGCTGTGTGAGCACCGAAGCCCTAAGGCGCGCTAGCAACGCTACAGCAGTACTTCAAAGCATCCATGCGCGCACAGGCCTTACGTTTGAAGTTATCGACGGGGCCGATGAAGCTGCGTTAACACTTTTAGGCGTCCAAACTGCATTAACACGCCTAGGGCAAACAGCACTGCCTTTTTGGCTCATGGATTTGGGTGGTGGGTCGCTAGAGCTTACATGTAAAACCCAAACCCAAACCTTTTCCCACAGTTTTCCTTTGGGTATTGTCACCCTCACTGAGGGCGACTCTGGTGCCCTAGAAAGCGCCCTAAAAGAGATAGCGCACACAACACAACCGTGGCCAAAAGCCTCGCTACTCGTTGCCACAGCAGGCACGCCAACAACCGTCAGTGCCTTTTTGCAAGGCATGCGATACGCCGATTACCAACACGAAAAAATCACAGGAACAACCCTTACATGTAAAGAATACAAAGAAGCGCTAAAGCGCCTTTTGGCACTAGAAGAAAAAGAGCGTGAACAGTGGGTAGGCGTACGACGAGGCGATTTGATTGTTACAGGAATTAACATTATCACAGCGCTCATGCAAACCTTAGGGTTTAAGGAGATGACAGTAGTGGACGATGGGCTTCGCGAAGGCGTAGCCATAGCACTTTGCCATGGGTTGCAAGAAAGTCACTAA
- the hisS gene encoding histidine--tRNA ligase, giving the protein MITALRGMKDTLSPENSVYAFVINECVRLAKNYGFELIETPILEETALFKRSVGESSDIVGKEMYQFTDKGDNDVCMRPEGTAGVVRAFVQHKMDKAGGVKRFFYHGPMYRYERPQKGRLRQFHQFGVESFGESDVKEDASVILLLAEILRALGIKATLKLNSLGCPTCMPPYREKLIAFLDAQEGLCEDCLRRKNTNPIRVLDCKNAHCQTLLATAPRITNHLCVTCNEEFSALQALLKGFNLPFEVDSSLVRGLDYYSKTAFEFVSDEIGAQSSIAGGGRYDRLVEFLDGKPTPGIGFAMGIERLLELVVMPEASREGIYLGALCEEAIGPVYALAIQKRASEKVMVEYQAKSLKAHLKLADKKEAVIFACMGEDELKEGVVWVKNLITKTETRIPLKDF; this is encoded by the coding sequence ATGATAACTGCATTGCGCGGGATGAAAGATACCCTAAGTCCAGAAAACAGTGTGTACGCCTTTGTGATTAACGAATGCGTGCGCTTGGCAAAAAATTACGGGTTTGAGTTGATTGAAACACCGATTTTAGAAGAAACCGCCTTGTTTAAACGTAGCGTGGGTGAGAGTAGCGACATTGTGGGCAAAGAGATGTACCAATTTACCGACAAAGGCGACAACGACGTGTGCATGCGCCCTGAGGGCACTGCTGGTGTAGTGCGCGCCTTTGTGCAGCACAAGATGGACAAAGCAGGCGGCGTGAAACGCTTTTTTTACCACGGCCCTATGTACCGCTATGAGCGCCCCCAAAAAGGAAGACTGCGCCAGTTTCACCAATTTGGCGTAGAATCTTTTGGGGAATCAGACGTCAAAGAAGACGCGTCGGTGATTTTGCTTTTAGCAGAAATCCTTCGCGCCCTTGGCATCAAAGCAACCCTAAAGCTCAACTCCCTAGGGTGCCCTACATGTATGCCACCTTATCGGGAAAAACTCATCGCTTTTTTGGACGCCCAAGAGGGCTTGTGTGAGGATTGCTTGCGCCGTAAAAACACCAATCCTATTCGTGTGTTAGACTGTAAAAACGCACATTGCCAAACCCTTTTGGCTACAGCACCGCGCATTACGAACCATTTGTGCGTTACATGTAACGAGGAATTTAGTGCGTTGCAAGCCTTACTAAAGGGCTTTAACCTCCCTTTTGAGGTGGACAGCTCTTTGGTGCGTGGACTTGATTATTACTCCAAAACAGCCTTTGAGTTTGTGAGCGATGAAATCGGGGCGCAAAGTTCCATCGCTGGGGGTGGACGGTACGACCGCTTGGTGGAATTTTTAGACGGCAAGCCCACGCCTGGCATCGGGTTTGCTATGGGGATTGAGCGGCTTTTGGAGCTTGTGGTGATGCCAGAGGCGTCTCGTGAAGGAATTTATCTTGGCGCCTTGTGCGAAGAGGCAATTGGTCCTGTTTATGCACTGGCTATCCAAAAACGCGCCAGTGAAAAAGTAATGGTGGAGTATCAAGCCAAAAGCCTCAAAGCCCACTTAAAACTTGCGGATAAAAAAGAAGCTGTTATCTTTGCGTGCATGGGCGAAGATGAATTAAAAGAGGGTGTGGTGTGGGTTAAAAACCTTATCACAAAAACAGAAACACGTATTCCACTAAAGGATTTTTAG
- a CDS encoding acetolactate synthase large subunit, which produces MEMTGSQMVIEALRNENVEVVFGYPGGAIMNVYDEVYKQKYFTHILSRHEQAAVHAADGYARASGNVGVAFVTSGPGFTNAVTGIATAYMDSIPMVIISGQVPITMIGTDAFQEIDAVGISRPCVKHNYLVRHVSELPRILKEAFYIARTGRPGPVHVDLPKDVTAQLGTFEYPQEIAMQTYKPTYKGNVRQIKKAVEAIAAAKRPILYLGGGIISAGASELVREFAKVTGIPAVETLMARGALRYDDPLLLGMLGMHGSYAANMGMSEADLMIAFGPRFDDRVTGKLSEFAKHAKIIHVDIDPSSIGKLVDVDYPIVGDMKNVLEAMLPRAKEEIKSEKYQNWRDLLARYNEIHPLGYEDSNEVIKPQWAIQRVGELLGDKAVISTDVGQHQMWAAQFYPFTYPRQWVTSGGLGTMGFGMPAAMGAKWAQKEQISINITGDGSILMNIQELMTAVENKIPVINIILNNNFLGMVRQWQTFFYDKRYSSTDLQMQPDFVKLVEAFGGFGRRVETKEEFDKALEEAIASKTVAMIDVKVNRLENVLPMVPSGGTLYNMMLEYKD; this is translated from the coding sequence ATGGAAATGACCGGTTCACAAATGGTAATTGAAGCACTGCGCAACGAAAACGTTGAAGTGGTGTTTGGATACCCCGGCGGAGCAATCATGAACGTGTATGATGAAGTCTACAAACAAAAATACTTCACACACATTCTTAGCCGACACGAACAAGCTGCGGTACACGCAGCCGATGGATACGCACGGGCAAGCGGAAACGTCGGGGTGGCCTTTGTCACCAGCGGGCCTGGCTTTACCAATGCCGTCACAGGCATTGCCACGGCGTACATGGACTCCATTCCTATGGTTATCATTAGCGGCCAAGTACCCATTACAATGATTGGCACCGATGCGTTTCAAGAGATTGACGCCGTGGGTATTTCACGTCCTTGTGTCAAACACAACTACCTCGTGCGCCACGTCAGCGAACTCCCGCGCATCCTTAAAGAAGCCTTTTACATCGCGCGCACAGGCAGACCAGGCCCCGTGCATGTTGACCTTCCTAAAGACGTCACGGCGCAACTTGGCACCTTTGAGTACCCACAAGAAATTGCCATGCAAACCTACAAGCCTACTTACAAAGGCAACGTACGGCAAATCAAAAAAGCGGTTGAGGCTATCGCAGCAGCCAAGCGCCCCATTCTTTATTTGGGTGGTGGCATCATTAGCGCAGGCGCTTCGGAACTAGTGCGTGAATTTGCCAAAGTCACGGGTATTCCTGCCGTTGAAACCTTGATGGCAAGAGGCGCCTTGCGCTACGATGACCCGTTACTTTTAGGAATGCTTGGCATGCACGGTTCTTATGCGGCCAACATGGGCATGAGCGAAGCGGATTTGATGATTGCTTTTGGGCCACGGTTTGATGACCGCGTCACAGGCAAGCTCAGCGAATTTGCCAAGCACGCCAAAATTATACATGTAGACATTGACCCTAGCTCCATTGGAAAACTTGTGGATGTGGATTATCCTATTGTAGGGGACATGAAAAACGTGCTTGAAGCGATGCTTCCACGCGCCAAAGAAGAAATCAAATCCGAAAAATACCAAAACTGGCGTGATTTGCTTGCCCGTTATAACGAAATTCACCCTTTAGGGTACGAAGATTCCAATGAAGTTATCAAGCCCCAATGGGCGATTCAGCGTGTGGGAGAACTCTTGGGCGACAAGGCTGTCATTTCAACGGATGTAGGCCAACACCAAATGTGGGCGGCGCAATTTTACCCTTTTACTTATCCGCGCCAATGGGTAACCAGCGGGGGGCTTGGCACCATGGGCTTTGGAATGCCAGCGGCCATGGGCGCCAAATGGGCGCAAAAAGAGCAAATCTCCATCAACATCACGGGCGATGGGTCTATTTTAATGAACATTCAAGAGCTCATGACGGCAGTTGAAAATAAAATTCCCGTGATTAACATCATCCTAAATAACAACTTTTTAGGCATGGTGCGCCAGTGGCAAACCTTCTTTTATGACAAACGCTACTCCTCAACCGACCTACAAATGCAACCTGATTTTGTCAAATTAGTGGAGGCTTTTGGGGGTTTTGGACGACGCGTAGAAACTAAAGAAGAGTTCGACAAAGCACTAGAAGAAGCTATTGCGAGCAAAACTGTGGCAATGATTGACGTGAAAGTTAACCGCCTAGAAAACGTTCTTCCTATGGTTCCATCGGGCGGAACACTGTACAACATGATGCTTGAGTATAAGGATTGA
- the cysE gene encoding serine O-acetyltransferase, which yields MQQASLWQLIREDFSMPLKNDPAIRSRVELVFNYPGVWALANYRVAHALHVKGFRRLARVIMGITQMITGVDLHPGATVGRRVFLDHAVGIVVGETAVIGNDVLIYQGVTLGGVSLERDTKRHPTILDGAVIGSGAKVLGNITVGRNCRIGSNSVVVRDVPDESTAVGIPARVIDKGRDKNPMAHNKIPDINKELFAYLVKRVALLEEAIVKDNKELIAKDKELDEIYQCFIKTIKD from the coding sequence ATGCAACAAGCAAGCCTATGGCAATTAATAAGAGAAGACTTTTCTATGCCACTTAAAAATGACCCCGCCATTCGCTCGCGCGTGGAACTTGTGTTTAACTACCCTGGTGTTTGGGCGTTGGCCAATTACCGCGTTGCGCATGCTTTACATGTAAAGGGATTTAGGCGCCTTGCGCGAGTGATTATGGGGATTACGCAGATGATTACAGGGGTAGATTTGCACCCGGGTGCTACCGTAGGTAGGCGGGTGTTTTTGGACCATGCGGTAGGGATTGTGGTGGGAGAGACGGCGGTGATTGGCAATGATGTGCTTATTTACCAAGGAGTTACCCTTGGGGGTGTGAGTCTTGAGCGCGATACCAAACGGCATCCTACCATCTTGGATGGCGCGGTGATTGGTTCTGGTGCGAAAGTGCTTGGCAACATTACCGTGGGGAGAAATTGCCGTATCGGGTCAAACTCGGTCGTGGTAAGGGATGTACCCGATGAATCTACTGCAGTAGGAATTCCAGCGCGTGTGATTGATAAAGGGCGCGATAAAAACCCCATGGCACATAACAAAATTCCTGACATTAACAAAGAGCTGTTTGCTTACTTGGTTAAACGTGTGGCACTTTTGGAAGAAGCTATTGTTAAAGACAATAAAGAACTTATCGCTAAAGACAAAGAATTGGATGAAATTTACCAATGTTTTATTAAAACCATTAAAGATTAG